The segment CCCCACACGGTGGAGGGGCAGGAGGACCGGTACGGGTAGCTGCGGATGATCTCCCGGTCCGGGCCGGACTTGAGCACGTCCCGAACTGCCTTCGGCCACAGCATCGTTGAGTCAACTCCCAGCGCCTCGGCGGTGTCCTCGCGATTGCGGGCATGTGGGATCAGCCGGCCGTCGGACAGCCACCGCTCCACGGTCTTGCCCGAAACCCCCACCCGGCCAGCCAACTGACGCGGCGAGGGGCCGGCAGCGGATACAGCCGATCGTAAGGCAGCGTTCAAGGCCTCCCCCAGGGACGTTTGGGCCTTTTCCGAACCTACTGCCACGGCAGCCCAACTGTCCTGCGTACGTGCCGGTTCCGCCCGAGAGCGCACGCCATCGTGGGCGCCGAAGCGGATCAAGCGGACGGACGGAGGAGCCCATGCCGGCAGCACCTCGACAGCGCTACAGAGTGGTGCCCGTACCGGCAGAACCCGGCGCGCTGGTCGCGAACCTCTGGGGCCTGGCCGACTGCGCCGACGCCGACAGCGCGATGACCCGCCCCGATGGCGAACCGATGGTGTTCCCGTTCTTCGGAGATGCCGTGAGGTGGGCGGATGAGCACCCCTGAGCCTTGGGAACCCGAGGAGGGCGGGGCGGCCCATGATCGGCGTTCGGGCCAACCCGTGCGGGTGATGGCGGTGCACGCCTGCGGAGTGTTCGTCCGACGCCTGCGGGACGGGCGGGAGGACATCACCGCACTGGGCGAACTCGCCCCGCCGGAGCCGGCGGCAGGGGAGCTGTGACGGAGGCGTACCGCCGAGCTTGGGAGGTGGCATCGCGGCTGGCGATGCTGATGGGCGCGGAAGTCCAGGTGTCGGAAGTCGCCGACGGAGTACGCGTCGGGTGCCCGTTGCGCTCCGACCGCAGCGAGGCGAACCAGCTCGAAGCACTCTCCATCCTGGGCCGCTCCGATCGCTACGGGCACCGGGAGTTCGCCGACGGCAGCGGACAGTTGTGGGCCGTCTACCAACCGGACAGCCCTGATCGTCCACCCCGGAAACGGCAGCGTGACGAACTTCCACAGCGCCCCACCCGGACACGAAGAGAGCCGCCCACCCGCAACAGGTGGACGCCCCCGGTCGGCACCGCGCCGCTACTCCCCGAGATGGCGGTACAGGGTCGCGCGGCTCACGCCGAGTGCCTTGGCGATGGCCGTGACGCTCTCCCCTTTCGCCCGCCGGGCACGGGCGGCGGCGAGCTTGTCAGCGTTCAGCACGTTCGGCCGACCACCCGTGCGGCCCTGCGCCCTGGCGGCATCCAGTCCGGCCCGGGTGCGGTCCTTGATCAGGCTCCGTTCGAACTCCGCCATCGCGCCGACCACCTGGAACATCAGGCGGCCGTCGGGAGTGTTCGGGTCGATACTCGCTAGCGCGCCCGTCAGCACCTTGAACCCGATGCCCCTGGCCGACAGGGCGTCCACCATCACCACCAGGTCGATCAGCGAGCGGGCGAAGCGATCCAGCTTCCACACGCACAGGGTGTCGCCGAGGCGCAGGTGGTCCAGGACGGCGGCAAGCTCCGGACGGTCCGTGTTCTTCCCCGATGCCTTGTCCGTGAAGATCCGAGTGCAGCCCGCCTTCGTGAGCGCGTCGTGCTGGAGCCGGGCCTCCTGGTCATCGGTGGAGACTCGGGCGTAGCCGATCAGGTGCCCCGTGTTCTTCGTCATGATCGAACCGTCTCACAACTCATCTCATAACCGTAAGGGAGTTCGGCAGGTTCTGAGACGCGATTTGGACACCTTGAGACCCCTCTGGGACCCGTTCGCCGACCGTCTCACAAACTCATCGTTTCCGAGACGCCCCGGCCAGGTGACCTCCCGACACCAGCCCGCCGGAATAGCCCGATGGGCCATCCCGGATTTTTCCCTCTCTGCCGCGCCACCTCGCCCAGGAGGGAAGTCACCACCCCGGACGCCAGTGGGCGCCTGCTACACCCTCAGCACCGCTTCAGGCCCCCGCCGGGGTGGGACAAGGGTTCGGAATCCGGTCGCCGCCTGCGGGCGCGAAGAAGCCCTGCCCGAACCCGAGTGGCCGGACGGGACTCGGGTGACCACCGCCCCGGCTACGAGCCTGTGCCGCCCGCTGTCTCCTCCGCCTCCGCCTGCCGGATCACGGCCTCCACGTCCTTGCCCTCCGCGTCGGCCCGCTTGACCCGCCCGTCCGTGCCGAACCGGACCGCCAGCCGTGAGGCGTCGAAAGCGGGGCCGCTCTTCGTCGCGGGCGAGACCTCCACGAACGCGCCCGCGTGCAGCAGCAGGTCCCGCTTGCCCGCCGTGTCGGCCGCCTTCCAGTGCTGGCCGAAGGTCCGGCCGGTGGGGACCTCGACCACGCCGCCGGGCTTGGCGGTGCGCTGCTTCTCCTTCAGCGAGGCGACGCGGTCTTCGAGCTTGGCGTACTGCGCGGCGTAGCGGTCGGCGCCGTCGTCGCCCTTGAACAGGCCCCGGTCGTAGCGGTCCTTCTCCAGGTCGGACAGGGCTTCCTGGGCCTGCCTGATCTGCGGGCGGAAGTCCTCCCCGGCCTGCTCGACCACGCGCACCACGGGCAGCCTGCCGAAAGACTCCAGGAAACGGGCCTCCACGTGGTTCTCCATCGACTCCCCGGCGATGCTCACGCCGTAGCAGTCGATCCGCTCGCCGCCCTGCCGCTTCTTCAGCCGGCCGATGCAGCGGTAGCGGAGCCGTCCGCCCGCCATGTAGGTATACATCCGGAAGCCGCACAGCGCGCAGTGGACGATGCCCCGGAGCAGCGACGTGCCTTCGCGCCGACGGTCGCCGGGGTGGCTGCGGCGTTCCAGTTCGTCCTGGAGGGCCTGCCAGATGTCGATGTCCAGGATCGGCATCCGGTTGACCAGCGGCAGGCCGTCCGTGCGCAGGATGGGCTTGCCGTCCTCGATGACCTGGCCGAGCAGTTGCGGGTTGGTGAGCAGGCTCCGCAGCGTGGTCGTGTACCACTTCTTCGAGTCGCTGCGCTTGCCGGTGGTCTGCCGCGACGTGTGGCCGGGCGAGGGGACGCCGGCCTTGCTCAGGTCGGCAGCGACAGTCATCAGGGAGTCCTTGGCGAGGACGCGCTCCACGATGCCGCGAACCGTCTCGGCCTCCTCCGGGTTGACCTCAAGCACCTTGCCCGCGCCGTCCGGGTTCGGGGCCACCCGGTAGCCGTAGGGGACGCGTCCGCCGGTGTAACGGCCCTCGCGCCGCAGGTGTTCGTGGGCGCTGGAGACGCGCATGCCGATGGTGTCGGACTCCAGTTCGGCGAAGACCGCGATCACCTTCGCCATGGCGCGGCCCATGGAGGTGGTCAGGTCCAGTGGTTCGGTCGCCGAGGCCAGCGCGACGTCGGCGGTCTCGGTGATCCGCATGATCTCGGCGAAGTCCACCGTGGAGCGGGCCAGCCGGTCGATCTTGAAGAATACGACGACGTCCAGTTCGGTTAGCCTCGACAGAACCCGCTGGAGTCCGGGCCGTTCGAGCCCGCGTGAGAAGCCCGAGACGTCGATGTCCTCTTCGACGGCGACGACGGTCCAGCCCCGGGCCTGGCAGAGCGCTTCACAGGCAGCGCGCTGGCGCTCGGGAGACGTCGTTTCCTCTGTCTCGCGCGATAGGCGAACATAGATGGCTGCGCGCAATCCGGTGGTGCCAGCCGGAACGCCCTTCGGGCGACGGGCACGGGGCATGGCCCGGACAGCGGCAGTTGTGGCGTCGGTCACTCGGCGATCCTATCGGTGGAGGTATGCGTGTCCTGCTTGATCGTGCAGAGCGACAAGACGCTGCTGTTGGAGATCGACCACCCGCGGGCGGCGGAGTGCCGGCGGGTGATCGCGCCGTTCGCCGAGTTGGAGCGGGCGCCGGAGCACGTGCACACGTACCGGGTGACGCCGCTGGGGCTGTGGAACGCGCGGGCGGCGGGGCACGACGCGGAGCAGGTGGTGGACGCGCTGGTGGAGTACTCGCGCTACCCGGTGCCGCACGCCCTGCTGGTGGACGTCGCGGACACCATGGCGCGCTACGGGCGCCTCCAGCTGCAGAAGCACCCGGTGCACGGGCTGGTGCTGACCACCACCGACCGGCCGGTGCTGGAGGAGGTGCTGCGCTCGAAGAAGATCGTCCCGCTGGTGGGGGCCCGGGTCGACCCGGACACCGTGCTGGTGCACCCCTCGGAGCGCGGGCAGGTCAAGCAGGTGCTGCTGAAGCTCGGCTGGCCCGCCGAGGACCACGCCGGGTACGTGGACGGCGAGGCGCACCCGATCGACCTGCGGGAGGACGGCTGGCAGCTGCGCCCGTACCAGCGGCACGCGGTGGACGGCTTCTGGCACGGCGGCTCGGGCGTGGTCGTGCTGCCCTGCGGCGCGGGCAAGACGCTGGTGGGCGCGGCGGCGATGGCGGAGGCCAAGTCGACCACGCTGATCCTGGTGACCAACACCGTTTCGGCCCGGCAGTGGAAGCACGAGCTGGTCAAGCGCACCTCGCTGACCGAGGACGAGATCGGCGAGTACAGCGGCACCCGCAAGGAGATCCGCCCGGTCACCATCGCCACGTACCAGGTGATGACGACCAAGCGGAAGGGCGTGTACGCGCACCTGGAGCTGTTCGACGCCCGCAACTGGGGCCTGGTGGTGTACGACGAGGTGCACCTGCTGCCCGCGCCGGTGTTCAAGTTCACCGCGGACCTGCAGGCCCGCCGCCGGCTCGGCCTGACCGCGACGCTGGTGCGCGAGGACGGCCGGGAGGGCGACGTGTTCTCGCTGATCGGCCCGAAGCGGTTCGACGCCCCGTGGAAGGAGATCGAGGCGCAGGGCTACATCGCGCCCGCCGACTGCTGCGAGGTCCGGGTGACGCTGACCGACTCCGAGCGGCTGGCGTACGCGACGGCCGAGCCGGAGGAGAAGTACCGGTTCTGCTCGACCACGGCGACCAAGCGCCGGGTGGTGGAGCGGCTGGTGGAGAAGCACAAGGGCGACCAGACCCTGGTGATCGGCCAGTACATCGACCAGCTGGACGAGCTGGGCGAGGTGCTGGACGCCCCGGTGATCAAGGGCGAGACCTCGAACGCCCAGCGGGAGAAGCTGTTCGAGGCGTTCCGGTCGAAGGAGATCGGCGTGCTGGTGGTCTCGAAGGTGGCGAACTTCTCGATCGACCTGCCGGAGGCGACGGTGGCGATCCAGGTGTCGGGCACCTTCGGCTCCCGCCAGGAGGAGGCCCAGCGGCTGGGCCGGGTGCTGCGTCCGAAGGCGGACGGGCACGCGGCGCACTTCTACTCGGTGGTCGCCCGGGACACCGTCGACCAGGACTTCGCGGCGCACCGCCAGCGCTTCCTGGCCGAGCAGGGCTACGCGTACCGGATCGTCGACGCCGACGACCTGTAGGTGTCCGGCTAGAGCTTGACGCCGTCGCGCCCGAGGAAGAGCACGCGCGCGGCGGTGTCGAGCACGATGCCGACGTTGCGGACGGCGTTGGCCACCGGGTGGCGGCGGCGCTGCTCGGCGCGGTGGGCGCCGTGCACGCCGTCGAACTGCGGGTTCACTCGTTCGGTCGTCATGTCTCCACGGTAGGTTCACAACCGGGGCGGGCACATCAGCCGAAAGACCCGAGCCCACGGCGGCGCGTCTCGTCCTGCGGGTGTACGGCTCCCCCACCCCGGTACCGGGGATCCCCCGGAAAAAGGATTCGCACCCGGACGGCGCCGGGTCTAGGATCGTCCGTCTGCCCCTCCCGAACCGTGGTGCCAGCGTCGTCGGCAGCCGTGGGAGTGCCGGCCGTTCGGCAACCGGCCGGTGTCCTTCACCGTGAGCTCTCCGACGAGTCGGCCGCCGCCCTTCCACCGCCGCGGCCGGGAAGGTCCGCCGTGCACTCCCCCACCCCCACCGAAACCGCCGACGCCGCCACCGATCCGCTCGGCCGCGAACGCTCCCACCTCGCCGCCTCCCGGGCCGCGCTGACCGCGATGCGCGAGGACGTCGAGGCACTCGACCTGCGCGACGTGGCCGGCACCTGGGTCTCCGCCCAGGTGCTGCAGAAGCAGGTCGACGAGCGGATCAAGGCGCTCGCCGACCTCGCGCACACCCCGCTGTTCTTCGGCCGCCTCGACTACCTGCACGCGATCAGCGAGGCCGAGTCCGAGGGCAGCGGCGGCGAGCGCTTCTACATCGGCCGCCGCCACGTGCACGACGCGGGCGGCGACCCGATGGTGATCGACTGGCGCGCCCCGGTCTCCCAGCCGTTCTACCGGGCCAGCCGCACCGAGCCGATGGACGTCGCCAAGCGCCGCCGCTTCGGCTACACCGGCGGCGAGCTGACCGCCTACGAGGACGAGAACCTCTCCGACCCGGACGAGTCCGACAGCCGCTCCGCGCTGCTCGCCGCCGAGATCGAGAAGCCCCGCGTCGGCCCGATGCGCGACATCGTCGCCACCATCCAGCCCGAGCAGGACGAGATCGTCCGCGCCGACGTCACCGGCACCGTCTGCGTCCAGGGCGCCCCCGGCACCGGCAAGACCGCCGTCGGCCTGCACCGCGTCGCCTACCTGCTGTACGCGCACCGCGAGCGCCTGGCCCGCACCGGCACCCTGGTGGTCGGCCCGAACCGGTCCTTCCTGCAGTACATCGAGCAGGTGCTGCCCGCCCTCGGCGAGCTGGACGTCGCCCAGGCCACCGTGCAGGAGCTCGTCGGCCACGTCGAGGTCCGCGGCACCGACACCGCCGACACCGCCCGGATCAAGGGCGACGCCCGGATGGCCCGCGTCCTGCGCAACGCCGTCCGGGCCGGGATCACCCTGCCCACCGAGCCCTGCGTGGTCGTCCGCGGCTCCCGCCGCTGGCGCGTCCCCGCGTACGAACTAGAGGAGATCGTCCGCGAGTTGATGGGCCGCGAGATCCGCTACGGGGCCGCCCTGGAGGCCCTGCCGCAGCGGATCGCGCACGCCGTCCTGGTCAAGATGGAGCAGGGCGGCGAGGCCCCCGACGACCGGGTGCAGGACGCCGTCGCCCGCAACGCCGCGGTCAAGGCCACCGTCAAGGCGTGCTGGCCCGCCGTCGACCCGGTCAAGCTGGTGCACCGACTGCTCGGCGACCCGGAGTTCCTCGCCACCGCCGCCGACGGCCTGCTCGACGCCGACGAACAGGCCGCCCTGCTCTGGGCCAAGCCCCCGCGCAGCGCCCGCACCGCCCCCTGGTCGGCCGCCGACGCCGTCCTGATCGACGAGGCCGCCGACCTGGTGCACCGCACCCCCTCGCTCGGCCACGTGGTCGTCGACGAGGCCCAGGACCTCTCCCCGATGCAGTACCGGGCCGTCGGCCGCCGCTGCACCACCGGCTCCGCGACCGTCCTCGGCGACCTCGCCCAGGGCACCACCCCGTGGGCCACCGGCAGTTGGCAGGAGGCCCTGCACCACCTCGGCAAGGACGGCGCCCACGTCGAGGAGCTCACCCAGGGCTTCCGCGTCCCCGGCGAGGTCATCGCCTACGCCTCCCGGCTGCTCCCCGCCATCGCCCCCGGCCTGGCCCCCGCCACCTCGATCCGCGACCTGCCCGGCTCACTCGCCCTCCGGCACGTCCCGGACGGCCTGGACGCCGCCGCGCTGGACGCCTGCCGCGAAGCGCTCGGCCACGAGGGCTCGGTCGGCCTGATCGCCGCCGACGCCCGGATCCCGGCCCTCGCCGCCGCCCTCACCGCCGCCGGGCTCCCCTACCTCGACCCCGGCACCGAGACCACCGCCGACGCCCGTCTCACCCTCGTCCCGGCCTCCCTCGCCAAGGGCCTCGAGTACGACTACGTGGTCCTCGACGAACCCGCCGCGATCGTCACCGGCGAACCCGACCACCGCACCGGCCTGCGCCGCCTCTACGTCTCCCTGACCCGCGCGGTCTCCGGCCTGACGGTCCTCCACGCGGAGCCGCTGCCGGCAGAACTCGGCTGAGGGAGCGCAAAACCGGGGGCGCGGGGG is part of the Kitasatospora cineracea genome and harbors:
- a CDS encoding recombinase family protein, which produces MTKNTGHLIGYARVSTDDQEARLQHDALTKAGCTRIFTDKASGKNTDRPELAAVLDHLRLGDTLCVWKLDRFARSLIDLVVMVDALSARGIGFKVLTGALASIDPNTPDGRLMFQVVGAMAEFERSLIKDRTRAGLDAARAQGRTGGRPNVLNADKLAAARARRAKGESVTAIAKALGVSRATLYRHLGE
- a CDS encoding recombinase family protein, which produces MTDATTAAVRAMPRARRPKGVPAGTTGLRAAIYVRLSRETEETTSPERQRAACEALCQARGWTVVAVEEDIDVSGFSRGLERPGLQRVLSRLTELDVVVFFKIDRLARSTVDFAEIMRITETADVALASATEPLDLTTSMGRAMAKVIAVFAELESDTIGMRVSSAHEHLRREGRYTGGRVPYGYRVAPNPDGAGKVLEVNPEEAETVRGIVERVLAKDSLMTVAADLSKAGVPSPGHTSRQTTGKRSDSKKWYTTTLRSLLTNPQLLGQVIEDGKPILRTDGLPLVNRMPILDIDIWQALQDELERRSHPGDRRREGTSLLRGIVHCALCGFRMYTYMAGGRLRYRCIGRLKKRQGGERIDCYGVSIAGESMENHVEARFLESFGRLPVVRVVEQAGEDFRPQIRQAQEALSDLEKDRYDRGLFKGDDGADRYAAQYAKLEDRVASLKEKQRTAKPGGVVEVPTGRTFGQHWKAADTAGKRDLLLHAGAFVEVSPATKSGPAFDASRLAVRFGTDGRVKRADAEGKDVEAVIRQAEAEETAGGTGS
- a CDS encoding DNA repair helicase XPB, with product MSCLIVQSDKTLLLEIDHPRAAECRRVIAPFAELERAPEHVHTYRVTPLGLWNARAAGHDAEQVVDALVEYSRYPVPHALLVDVADTMARYGRLQLQKHPVHGLVLTTTDRPVLEEVLRSKKIVPLVGARVDPDTVLVHPSERGQVKQVLLKLGWPAEDHAGYVDGEAHPIDLREDGWQLRPYQRHAVDGFWHGGSGVVVLPCGAGKTLVGAAAMAEAKSTTLILVTNTVSARQWKHELVKRTSLTEDEIGEYSGTRKEIRPVTIATYQVMTTKRKGVYAHLELFDARNWGLVVYDEVHLLPAPVFKFTADLQARRRLGLTATLVREDGREGDVFSLIGPKRFDAPWKEIEAQGYIAPADCCEVRVTLTDSERLAYATAEPEEKYRFCSTTATKRRVVERLVEKHKGDQTLVIGQYIDQLDELGEVLDAPVIKGETSNAQREKLFEAFRSKEIGVLVVSKVANFSIDLPEATVAIQVSGTFGSRQEEAQRLGRVLRPKADGHAAHFYSVVARDTVDQDFAAHRQRFLAEQGYAYRIVDADDL
- a CDS encoding HelD family protein; the encoded protein is MHSPTPTETADAATDPLGRERSHLAASRAALTAMREDVEALDLRDVAGTWVSAQVLQKQVDERIKALADLAHTPLFFGRLDYLHAISEAESEGSGGERFYIGRRHVHDAGGDPMVIDWRAPVSQPFYRASRTEPMDVAKRRRFGYTGGELTAYEDENLSDPDESDSRSALLAAEIEKPRVGPMRDIVATIQPEQDEIVRADVTGTVCVQGAPGTGKTAVGLHRVAYLLYAHRERLARTGTLVVGPNRSFLQYIEQVLPALGELDVAQATVQELVGHVEVRGTDTADTARIKGDARMARVLRNAVRAGITLPTEPCVVVRGSRRWRVPAYELEEIVRELMGREIRYGAALEALPQRIAHAVLVKMEQGGEAPDDRVQDAVARNAAVKATVKACWPAVDPVKLVHRLLGDPEFLATAADGLLDADEQAALLWAKPPRSARTAPWSAADAVLIDEAADLVHRTPSLGHVVVDEAQDLSPMQYRAVGRRCTTGSATVLGDLAQGTTPWATGSWQEALHHLGKDGAHVEELTQGFRVPGEVIAYASRLLPAIAPGLAPATSIRDLPGSLALRHVPDGLDAAALDACREALGHEGSVGLIAADARIPALAAALTAAGLPYLDPGTETTADARLTLVPASLAKGLEYDYVVLDEPAAIVTGEPDHRTGLRRLYVSLTRAVSGLTVLHAEPLPAELG